A genome region from Bacilli bacterium includes the following:
- a CDS encoding NADH-quinone oxidoreductase subunit B family protein has translation MLAVIKRLWKYGLGTANPQHLALSPEEAAVFAETAQKHMAAQSSAALSELRERLPKAIKKAFGRSLHVRHVDTGSCNGAEWELAAMLNPVYDVQRFGIDFVASPRHADMLLVTGGVTRNLEEALRKTYAATPSPKLVVAVGSSACGDDLIGETYANLGGVDRIIPVDVYVPGDPPSPREILHGILTAVEKTEKLRK, from the coding sequence TTGCTTGCTGTCATCAAACGATTATGGAAATACGGCTTGGGAACCGCCAATCCGCAACATCTCGCGCTTTCGCCGGAAGAAGCGGCGGTGTTTGCCGAAACCGCGCAGAAGCATATGGCCGCACAAAGTTCGGCAGCGTTGAGCGAGTTGCGGGAGCGGCTGCCTAAGGCGATCAAAAAGGCATTCGGGCGCTCGCTGCACGTGCGGCATGTGGATACCGGGTCTTGCAACGGGGCGGAATGGGAGTTGGCGGCAATGCTGAACCCCGTATATGATGTGCAGCGGTTCGGCATCGACTTTGTCGCTTCGCCGCGCCATGCCGACATGCTGCTGGTTACCGGCGGCGTTACGCGGAATTTGGAAGAAGCGCTGCGCAAAACGTATGCCGCCACGCCGTCGCCCAAACTTGTGGTCGCTGTCGGCTCAAGCGCGTGCGGCGACGATCTGATCGGCGAAACGTATGCGAACTTGGGCGGAGTGGACCGAATCATTCCCGTCGACGTCTATGTGCCGGGCGATCCGCCCTCACCCCGGGAAATTTTGCACGGAATATTGACGGCGGTGGAGAAAACGGAGAAATTGCGAAAATAA